A region of Fimbriimonadaceae bacterium DNA encodes the following proteins:
- the dnaJ_2 gene encoding Chaperone protein DnaJ: protein MSRSHYEILGVSRGVTDAELKAAYRKLVLKYHPDQSKEPGAAEVFISITEAYQVLSDPERRASYNRLLDGRAGETGKAVPNPKPTPKKAPAPEYRSAPRRAAAAPAPTGDVLHLTGLIGKGRVTEAEVLAQQLIRKSPTQPLPYAVLGDIARSRGDYREAAKQYALAAQMDPLNDLYQKLHESMLERVSNPRVTSAGKTETRVPVAPMVVGLVTSISAFVYASVAGDPAMTTLAPIDTWKLSTFLALIVAGLALGVTLTIAGLLDRFDAIQRGTVMRLTPSIALAGVCLFNFWLALAVFLWIGVAQNTFHPATSRMVAGAAGLTLTFVMIAQLAGSPIGLQVLLWGGNWIYLFGLMGWLVTDSLTVRR, encoded by the coding sequence TTGTCCAGATCTCATTACGAGATACTTGGAGTTTCCCGAGGCGTCACCGATGCCGAGTTAAAGGCCGCCTATCGGAAGCTGGTGCTGAAATACCACCCCGATCAGTCCAAAGAGCCCGGAGCGGCCGAGGTCTTTATCTCGATCACCGAAGCCTATCAAGTCCTCTCCGATCCGGAACGTCGCGCCAGCTATAACCGGCTCCTTGACGGCCGCGCTGGAGAAACCGGAAAGGCAGTTCCAAATCCTAAACCCACGCCCAAGAAGGCGCCCGCACCCGAATATCGCTCTGCCCCCCGAAGGGCGGCTGCGGCACCCGCCCCGACCGGAGATGTGCTTCACCTCACGGGTTTGATCGGAAAGGGACGGGTCACGGAAGCAGAAGTCCTGGCCCAGCAACTCATTCGAAAGTCACCGACCCAACCTCTTCCCTATGCCGTGTTGGGCGACATCGCGCGATCGCGTGGCGACTATCGTGAAGCGGCGAAGCAATACGCTCTGGCGGCCCAAATGGACCCCCTGAACGACCTGTACCAAAAGCTCCACGAATCTATGCTGGAGCGCGTATCCAATCCACGAGTCACCTCCGCCGGGAAGACTGAAACCAGGGTTCCCGTGGCGCCGATGGTGGTCGGGCTCGTCACCTCCATTTCCGCATTTGTGTACGCATCGGTTGCAGGCGATCCTGCCATGACGACCCTTGCCCCGATCGACACCTGGAAGCTTTCGACCTTCTTGGCCCTGATCGTTGCCGGGCTCGCCCTCGGCGTGACCCTCACCATCGCTGGGCTGCTTGATCGCTTCGATGCCATCCAACGCGGTACCGTCATGCGGCTCACCCCGTCCATCGCGCTGGCAGGCGTGTGCCTGTTCAATTTTTGGCTCGCGCTTGCCGTCTTCCTGTGGATCGGCGTTGCGCAGAATACGTTCCACCCAGCCACTTCGCGGATGGTCGCCGGAGCGGCTGGGCTCACCTTGACGTTCGTAATGATCGCTCAGCTGGCGGGAAGCCCGATTGGACTTCAAGTCCTGCTCTGGGGCGGCAACTGGATCTATCTCTTCGGCTTAATGGGTTGGCTCGTTACCGATAGTCTTACCGTCCGCCGCTAA
- the epsF_1 gene encoding Type II secretion system protein F — translation MPIFEYQAKDAEGKHVRGTIHGGSIDVALQTLATKGLQVESLGAIEQGLERTTEGGSAPPNITSGRPVLQANIAAPLFERVPLPQLGFFFRQAAALLGAGVAPSQAFETLARQMKGRKLSSVISELRQHSIEGRPMSFGMQRYPEVFSPLMIALVRAGEEGGFLVDTLKTTSEYVEREIELRNSIKRQTFYPKLVLFASIVIFGGANFVIQSATGVAGSLPNPLLQPAAMLIWIPLVIAVVLYLRIGLQNQRLKFDFDKLITKIPGIGGVVHGLSMAKFGRAFGALYKGGVPIPRALELGADACGNEFVRASIYPAGEALKAGAGITESFRATGAFSDIVLDMCSAGEMSGNLDEMLIKVSEYYEDECKTRSDQMAMLFGVVCLLAVGVYVGWLLIQAYGGYASSRVGAGGE, via the coding sequence ATGCCGATTTTTGAGTATCAGGCCAAAGATGCAGAAGGCAAGCACGTTCGTGGCACGATACACGGCGGCTCCATTGATGTCGCTCTCCAGACCCTGGCGACAAAGGGACTGCAGGTCGAATCGCTTGGGGCGATCGAGCAAGGGCTGGAACGAACAACCGAGGGAGGAAGCGCCCCGCCGAACATCACATCTGGAAGACCGGTGCTGCAAGCCAACATCGCGGCGCCATTGTTTGAGCGCGTCCCGCTCCCTCAGCTCGGCTTCTTCTTTCGCCAGGCTGCGGCCTTGCTGGGCGCCGGTGTCGCGCCGAGTCAAGCTTTCGAAACGCTCGCCCGGCAAATGAAAGGCCGCAAGCTCTCGAGCGTCATTTCAGAACTGAGGCAACACTCGATTGAGGGCAGGCCGATGAGCTTTGGGATGCAGCGCTACCCGGAGGTCTTCAGCCCGCTGATGATCGCTCTTGTTCGGGCCGGAGAAGAGGGTGGATTCCTCGTCGACACCCTGAAGACCACCTCCGAATACGTCGAACGGGAAATCGAACTCCGTAATAGTATTAAGCGGCAGACCTTCTACCCAAAACTGGTCCTTTTCGCCAGCATTGTCATCTTCGGCGGCGCCAACTTCGTCATCCAATCGGCAACCGGAGTCGCCGGATCGCTGCCCAATCCCCTGCTGCAGCCGGCTGCCATGTTGATCTGGATTCCTCTGGTCATCGCGGTCGTTCTCTATCTTCGGATTGGACTCCAAAACCAGCGGCTCAAGTTCGACTTCGACAAGCTGATCACCAAGATTCCCGGCATCGGCGGCGTTGTCCACGGGCTATCGATGGCCAAATTCGGCCGTGCCTTTGGAGCGTTGTATAAGGGTGGTGTTCCGATTCCCCGTGCCCTTGAGCTTGGCGCCGACGCCTGCGGAAACGAGTTCGTCCGCGCCAGCATCTATCCGGCGGGGGAAGCCCTGAAGGCAGGTGCAGGCATAACGGAGTCTTTCCGCGCCACGGGGGCGTTCAGCGACATCGTGCTCGACATGTGTTCGGCCGGCGAGATGAGCGGCAACTTGGACGAGATGCTGATCAAGGTCTCCGAGTACTACGAAGACGAATGCAAGACGCGCAGCGATCAGATGGCGATGCTGTTTGGCGTTGTCTGCTTGCTCGCGGTCGGCGTTTACGTGGGCTGGCTGCTTATCCAGGCTTACGGCGGATATGCCTCAAGCCGGGTCGGCGCCGGAGGCGAGTAG
- the pdhC_1 gene encoding Dihydrolipoyllysine-residue acetyltransferase component of pyruvate dehydrogenase complex, whose product MPKMGDGMEEGTLLEWLKPEGSAVKSGEVIGTIQTDKATLELESPGSGVLSGILVGAGETVPVGQPIAALLKEGEKLPSGWGNGKAAASPAATPAAPPAGKAEVVEPAAPAQPKAAGSKGRVIASPLAKKIAAEKGISLEGIAGTGPGGRITEKDVMAATSAGSVQMSVPTTPVASSAEDREVPLNRLRQITAQRTAQSKQEVPHFYVTVEVDVEKIQSLRDMFEAEGSGKVSVNDFVIAACIRALREMPEVNATYAGDKIKVYGAIHVGIAAAVDEGLLVPVVKNAHQLTLRELGARSRELVAKAREGKLHPDEMSGSTFSISNMGMLDVDSFSAIINQPNAAILAVGTARKKVVVNEADALEVRQRMNITGSFDHRVVDGAGGARFVNIVKSYLENPTRILQ is encoded by the coding sequence ATGCCCAAGATGGGCGACGGGATGGAAGAGGGGACCCTGCTCGAATGGCTGAAACCGGAAGGGTCGGCCGTTAAGAGCGGCGAGGTAATCGGCACGATCCAGACCGACAAAGCCACCCTGGAGCTGGAGTCACCGGGCAGCGGAGTCTTGAGCGGGATCCTCGTTGGGGCCGGCGAAACGGTTCCGGTTGGTCAGCCGATTGCGGCGCTGCTTAAGGAGGGCGAGAAGCTGCCGTCCGGGTGGGGCAACGGCAAGGCGGCGGCTTCGCCTGCTGCCACTCCAGCGGCACCTCCTGCCGGCAAGGCCGAAGTGGTCGAGCCTGCTGCTCCAGCTCAGCCGAAGGCAGCCGGCTCCAAAGGTCGAGTGATCGCGTCCCCGCTTGCCAAGAAGATTGCGGCCGAAAAGGGCATATCACTCGAAGGTATCGCCGGCACCGGGCCGGGCGGCCGAATCACCGAGAAGGACGTGATGGCGGCCACTTCGGCAGGCAGCGTCCAGATGTCGGTACCCACGACGCCTGTTGCCTCCTCGGCGGAGGATCGCGAAGTACCGCTGAACCGCCTGCGCCAAATCACGGCCCAGCGGACTGCCCAGTCCAAGCAAGAGGTTCCGCATTTCTACGTGACCGTTGAAGTCGACGTTGAAAAAATCCAGTCGCTACGGGACATGTTCGAGGCAGAGGGCAGTGGGAAGGTCAGCGTCAACGACTTCGTGATCGCCGCTTGCATCCGGGCGCTTCGGGAGATGCCGGAAGTCAACGCGACCTACGCCGGCGACAAGATCAAGGTTTACGGCGCCATACATGTGGGCATCGCCGCGGCGGTCGATGAAGGGCTCCTGGTACCGGTAGTCAAGAATGCCCACCAATTGACCTTGCGCGAACTCGGTGCAAGAAGCCGTGAGCTCGTGGCGAAGGCTCGCGAAGGCAAGCTGCATCCGGATGAGATGAGCGGGTCGACCTTCAGCATCTCCAACATGGGAATGCTCGACGTCGACAGCTTCTCAGCCATCATCAACCAGCCCAACGCGGCAATCCTCGCCGTTGGAACCGCTCGCAAAAAGGTCGTGGTGAACGAGGCCGACGCGCTCGAAGTGCGACAGCGAATGAACATCACCGGATCGTTCGACCATCGGGTCGTTGACGGAGCCGGTGGCGCCCGATTCGTGAATATCGTGAAGAGCTATCTGGAGAACCCGACGAGGATTCTCCAGTAG
- the parB gene encoding putative chromosome-partitioning protein ParB yields MRRGLGKGLAQLVAEQSDGTELELPLSAIIPNPRQPRTAFHEASIRELADSIQEVGIIQPLLVRPIAEGRYELIAGERRLRAAKLLGLNVVPVIIRSANNQLMLEMSLIENVQREDISALECALAYQRLVDEFGLRQEDVAARVGKSRTAIANTLRLLKLPIEVRSALEQGTISEGHARAILMADGEPRQLRILETIVRNALSVREAEQLARPSERKQSAAKTTRNASFDPDLAAVQDSLSDRFGTTVRIKANKIEFTYYGEEDLTRLCDLLGVEL; encoded by the coding sequence ATGCGTCGCGGCTTAGGAAAGGGTCTCGCCCAACTGGTCGCCGAGCAATCTGACGGCACTGAGCTTGAACTGCCGCTGTCTGCGATCATTCCCAACCCTCGACAGCCCCGCACAGCCTTCCATGAAGCTTCGATACGGGAGCTAGCGGATTCGATCCAGGAGGTCGGCATCATTCAGCCCCTGCTCGTCAGGCCGATTGCAGAAGGTCGTTATGAGCTGATTGCCGGCGAGCGGCGTTTAAGGGCAGCCAAGTTGCTCGGTCTGAACGTGGTTCCGGTGATCATTCGGTCGGCGAACAACCAGCTCATGCTCGAGATGTCGCTCATCGAGAATGTTCAGCGTGAGGACATCTCGGCTCTCGAGTGCGCGTTGGCCTACCAGCGGCTGGTCGATGAGTTTGGACTTCGCCAGGAGGACGTAGCGGCCAGAGTAGGGAAGTCACGTACGGCTATCGCGAATACGTTGCGTCTTCTGAAACTGCCTATAGAGGTACGAAGTGCCCTCGAGCAGGGCACGATATCGGAAGGGCACGCGCGGGCAATTCTGATGGCAGACGGAGAGCCGCGCCAACTGCGCATTCTTGAGACCATCGTTCGAAATGCCTTAAGCGTCCGCGAAGCCGAACAGTTGGCCCGTCCTTCCGAAAGAAAACAGTCGGCGGCCAAGACCACCAGGAACGCGAGCTTCGATCCGGATCTGGCTGCCGTGCAGGATTCCCTGTCGGATCGATTTGGTACCACCGTGCGGATAAAGGCGAACAAGATCGAGTTCACCTACTACGGCGAGGAAGACTTGACGCGACTCTGCGATCTGCTGGGCGTCGAGCTTTAG
- the hppA gene encoding putative K(+)-stimulated pyrophosphate-energized sodium pump — protein MMALAPVAFASGGENIRLQFTASDRNYLFASLAFGVLACVVAWMYMKKLMALSPGNEKMQEVGAAIQQGAMAYLRRQINTMLKFVVLLMIGLFFLYNGQFGWQIAAWLCVCFFAGVAASYIAGFLGMKMAVAGNTRTAHAALTSYKNALEIAFRSGAVAGLFTVGMGLIGATLIFLFANENAMKLLIGFGFGGSLAALFMRVGGGIFTKAADVGADLVGKVEAGIPEDDPRNPAVIADNVGDNVGDCAGMAADIFESYEVTLVAAIVLGAATAAIFEPAMWMKLILFALMARGVGILASIIGIWTMKGSDDLKSDPLHSISKGFKFSAALAVVGTGILAFLMMGGLGDKVVSNKLISIDEHQRNEFRLVKDVQAEIAKREKKDVLEVTQQEIQDDERIKKAGLGKVPAPADPTKRDPNAPQDFSYIVQRAMQMDLEKEPKLPSTSGWRVVDFNDENNPVLKYTVMKPPTPESPKPEYTNFRELHAEKGPDGKWVQKPIIVYKLRVTQTPPSPPVEKGKPAPPAPEPVTQERYYGPFQQAFFDKQIEDAMKAQPGNLKIEKVEGETKYVKLYQNNEGEIMLGVENVTGEPHRLGMVQSQSYFKPDVALIQSIVAEREKDPMNSRQMPQEYRMGIATVEHKPVEWWQFFACIFFGIAMAFAIEKLTDYYVSTGRKPVNEVAQVATAGPAPMIIQGFALGKESSVFSVFAIVIALLFPMFIFPPAQYGGYLLSFYGIALVGLGLLTTTGYILAMDTFGPISDNAQGVFEMSGAGHEHPEASRAVQRLDAAGNTTKALTKGFAIATAVVAAVALFHSYIEGAKLADVGLRLEVPEIFLGLMIGGAAPYLFSAFSINAVGRASFQLINEVRRQFREDPGIMAGTSKPNYGRCVDIVTAAAQKELLGPGILAISLPALVGFGFSIGKEYTVIGGQQYNLVGAQALGGFLAGAILSGQLLAVLLANSGGIWDNAKKLIEDGMHGGKGTEAHKAGVVCDTVGDPFKDTAGPALNPLIKVMNLFALLVAPYVILPLSNAVLISITAASLFLLILAIWVSKRGSLASEMTALTGGGDSGTPITPDREPVESPA, from the coding sequence ATGATGGCGCTCGCACCGGTCGCCTTCGCCTCTGGCGGAGAAAACATCAGACTACAGTTCACGGCGTCTGACCGGAACTACCTCTTCGCATCGCTCGCCTTCGGCGTCCTCGCCTGCGTGGTGGCGTGGATGTACATGAAGAAGCTGATGGCGCTTTCGCCTGGCAACGAAAAAATGCAGGAAGTCGGCGCCGCAATTCAGCAAGGCGCTATGGCCTATCTGAGACGCCAGATCAACACGATGCTTAAGTTCGTCGTGCTGCTCATGATTGGCCTGTTCTTCCTCTACAACGGCCAGTTTGGCTGGCAGATCGCCGCATGGCTTTGCGTCTGTTTCTTCGCCGGTGTGGCCGCCTCTTATATTGCCGGCTTTCTCGGCATGAAAATGGCAGTTGCGGGTAACACCCGAACGGCGCACGCAGCCCTTACCTCCTACAAGAATGCACTCGAAATCGCCTTCCGAAGCGGCGCCGTAGCCGGCCTGTTTACGGTCGGCATGGGCCTCATTGGCGCAACCCTCATCTTCCTGTTCGCCAATGAGAACGCGATGAAGCTCCTCATTGGATTTGGCTTCGGTGGCTCTCTCGCCGCGTTGTTTATGCGCGTTGGTGGTGGGATCTTTACCAAGGCTGCCGACGTGGGCGCGGACTTGGTTGGCAAGGTTGAGGCCGGGATTCCCGAAGACGACCCGCGCAATCCAGCCGTTATCGCCGACAACGTCGGTGACAATGTCGGCGACTGCGCTGGCATGGCCGCTGACATTTTCGAATCTTATGAAGTGACGCTTGTCGCCGCCATCGTGCTCGGCGCGGCCACAGCTGCGATTTTCGAGCCGGCGATGTGGATGAAGCTGATTCTGTTCGCCCTGATGGCTCGCGGTGTCGGCATTCTTGCTTCGATCATCGGCATCTGGACGATGAAGGGCAGCGACGACCTAAAGTCGGATCCGCTCCACTCGATTAGCAAGGGCTTCAAATTCTCGGCCGCACTTGCCGTTGTCGGTACAGGAATCCTTGCCTTCCTAATGATGGGCGGCTTGGGAGACAAAGTCGTCAGCAACAAGCTTATCTCGATCGACGAGCATCAGCGAAACGAGTTCCGACTCGTCAAGGACGTTCAAGCCGAAATCGCCAAACGCGAGAAAAAGGACGTCCTCGAAGTCACTCAGCAAGAGATTCAGGACGACGAGCGGATTAAGAAAGCCGGCCTGGGCAAGGTGCCTGCGCCAGCCGATCCGACCAAGCGGGATCCCAATGCGCCGCAAGACTTCTCCTACATCGTCCAGCGAGCCATGCAGATGGATCTCGAAAAGGAGCCCAAGCTGCCCTCAACGTCCGGCTGGCGCGTAGTCGACTTCAACGACGAAAACAACCCGGTACTGAAGTACACGGTTATGAAGCCGCCAACCCCAGAGTCGCCAAAACCGGAATACACCAATTTCCGCGAACTCCACGCGGAGAAAGGTCCGGACGGCAAGTGGGTTCAAAAGCCGATCATCGTTTACAAGCTTCGCGTGACCCAGACTCCGCCTTCGCCCCCTGTCGAGAAGGGTAAGCCGGCTCCCCCGGCGCCAGAGCCTGTGACTCAGGAGCGATACTACGGTCCCTTCCAGCAGGCCTTCTTCGATAAGCAGATCGAAGACGCCATGAAGGCACAGCCTGGAAACCTGAAGATCGAGAAGGTCGAGGGTGAGACCAAGTACGTCAAGCTGTACCAAAACAACGAAGGCGAAATCATGCTGGGCGTGGAGAACGTCACGGGCGAACCCCATCGCCTCGGCATGGTCCAATCGCAGTCCTACTTCAAGCCCGATGTGGCGCTGATTCAATCGATCGTCGCCGAGCGCGAGAAGGATCCGATGAACAGCCGCCAGATGCCGCAGGAATATCGGATGGGTATCGCCACCGTCGAGCACAAGCCGGTTGAGTGGTGGCAGTTCTTCGCTTGCATCTTCTTTGGCATCGCCATGGCGTTCGCCATCGAAAAACTGACTGATTACTATGTATCGACAGGCAGGAAGCCGGTAAACGAAGTCGCGCAGGTCGCAACCGCGGGACCGGCGCCGATGATCATCCAGGGCTTTGCCCTCGGAAAGGAATCGAGTGTCTTCTCGGTCTTCGCGATCGTCATTGCGCTCCTCTTCCCGATGTTCATCTTCCCGCCCGCACAATACGGTGGGTACCTGCTGAGCTTCTACGGCATCGCGCTGGTTGGACTCGGCCTGCTCACCACGACAGGCTACATCCTCGCGATGGACACCTTCGGACCGATCTCGGATAACGCCCAGGGCGTGTTCGAAATGTCCGGTGCCGGGCACGAGCATCCGGAGGCTTCGCGTGCAGTCCAGCGGCTCGACGCCGCAGGCAACACCACGAAGGCGCTGACGAAAGGCTTCGCGATTGCGACTGCCGTTGTTGCCGCCGTTGCACTCTTCCACTCCTATATCGAAGGCGCCAAGCTCGCCGACGTCGGCCTTCGCCTGGAGGTCCCCGAGATCTTCCTTGGCCTCATGATCGGCGGCGCCGCGCCTTATCTGTTCTCTGCCTTCTCGATCAATGCGGTCGGTCGCGCTTCGTTCCAGCTGATTAACGAAGTCCGACGCCAGTTCCGCGAAGATCCAGGCATCATGGCCGGAACGAGCAAGCCAAACTACGGCCGTTGCGTCGACATCGTCACTGCTGCGGCACAGAAAGAGCTCCTGGGACCGGGAATCCTCGCGATCTCACTCCCTGCGCTCGTGGGCTTCGGCTTCTCGATCGGCAAGGAGTACACCGTCATCGGTGGACAGCAATACAATCTCGTAGGCGCTCAGGCCCTTGGCGGATTCCTTGCTGGAGCGATCCTCAGCGGTCAACTCCTGGCTGTCCTGCTTGCCAACTCAGGTGGTATCTGGGACAATGCCAAGAAGCTGATCGAAGACGGTATGCACGGCGGTAAAGGCACTGAGGCTCATAAGGCAGGCGTCGTCTGCGACACCGTTGGGGATCCGTTCAAGGACACCGCTGGCCCGGCGCTAAACCCGCTGATCAAGGTCATGAACCTCTTCGCCCTGCTGGTTGCTCCGTACGTGATCTTGCCGCTGTCGAATGCGGTCCTGATCAGCATCACCGCAGCTTCCCTTTTCCTCCTGATCCTCGCGATCTGGGTGTCGAAGCGAGGTTCGCTGGCCAGCGAAATGACCGCACTCACCGGCGGCGGCGACTCGGGAACCCCGATCACCCCCGACCGGGAGCCGGTCGAGTCTCCCGCCTAA
- the glgP gene encoding Glycogen phosphorylase, producing MRSLKFAHSFEVVADLPEALQPLQKLAYNLHWTWDNETRSLFRETDRTLWANVGHNPVQLINRLSPERIERLTHDPVYLARLRRCEESLDSYLGAETYFAKQFPNHQSDCYAYFCAEFGITESLPIYSGGLGVLAGDHLKAASDLGIPLVAVGLLYSRGYFRQSLTHDGWQQEVYPEYDFYQMPLQLCRQDDRQPIRIGVEFPDRTVTCQVWKAQVGRIPLYLLDSNVLENQANDQGITDTLYGGDDDMRIRQEMILGIGGFRALQALGIKPTVCHMNEGHAAFLAIERIRQFMADNGSDSRIARQVTVAGNVFTTHTPVPAGFDLFDPPMLKRYVEKAVAATGMPFEDFLKLGRIDPDDMNEKFNMAVLAMENANYVNGVSKLHASVSRGMFNARWPQVPVDEVPVTSITNGIHTMTWLSRRMGDLLDAHFGVDWRQDPSNPDFWKRVDEIPDNELWELRENQRGDFIRFCRKRVQQQWTRRAKSRDLGVTGGVLDPRVLTIGFARRFATYKRATLLFTDKERLKSLLFHPERPVQFVFAGKSHPRDDGGKRLIQEIVQFIENEGASHRMVFLEDYDMEVARNLVQGVDVWLNNPRRPLEASGTSGMKVVPNGGLNCSILDGWWAEAYRPGVGWSIGDGAGVEDVAHHDWLDSLSLYQVIEQEIAPTFYHRVDGNIPVRWVEMMKRSMSLLAPEFSTGRMVAEYSSRFYTEASRAYSKLVADGQAKAKAALEWRGKIRSAWPEVAICEVSDTASAINSIGDSFTIRVIATLGNLSPDDVAVQAMLGSIGGNRELQNVELQELSLESRDGGRCVFSGTFQCTTHGHRGYTIRIIPRHPDVNVIHELPLVCWEPVV from the coding sequence ATGAGATCCCTTAAGTTCGCGCATTCCTTTGAGGTCGTGGCCGACCTGCCAGAGGCGCTTCAACCCCTGCAAAAGCTCGCCTACAACTTACACTGGACTTGGGATAACGAAACCCGCAGCCTTTTTCGTGAAACCGATCGAACCTTATGGGCCAACGTCGGGCACAACCCGGTTCAGCTAATCAACCGGCTCAGCCCGGAACGCATCGAACGCCTGACCCACGATCCCGTGTATTTGGCCCGGCTGCGGCGCTGTGAGGAGAGCTTGGACTCGTACCTCGGCGCAGAGACGTATTTTGCGAAGCAGTTTCCCAATCACCAGAGCGACTGCTACGCCTATTTCTGCGCCGAGTTCGGCATTACGGAATCCCTGCCGATTTACAGCGGCGGCCTTGGAGTCCTGGCTGGCGATCATCTCAAAGCGGCCAGCGATCTGGGTATCCCGCTCGTCGCGGTCGGACTCCTGTACTCACGCGGCTATTTTCGTCAGAGCCTCACCCATGACGGATGGCAGCAAGAGGTGTATCCGGAGTACGACTTCTACCAGATGCCGCTGCAGCTTTGCCGGCAGGATGATCGCCAGCCGATCAGAATCGGCGTCGAGTTCCCGGACCGCACGGTGACGTGCCAGGTTTGGAAGGCCCAGGTTGGTCGCATCCCGCTTTACCTGTTGGATAGCAACGTCCTCGAGAACCAAGCCAACGACCAGGGAATCACGGACACGCTGTACGGTGGCGACGACGACATGCGGATCCGTCAGGAGATGATCCTTGGCATCGGTGGTTTCCGGGCCCTGCAGGCCCTCGGCATCAAGCCGACCGTGTGCCATATGAACGAGGGTCACGCCGCGTTTCTGGCCATCGAAAGAATTCGCCAATTTATGGCTGATAATGGCAGCGATTCCCGCATCGCTCGCCAGGTCACGGTTGCCGGCAACGTCTTCACCACCCACACGCCGGTGCCGGCAGGCTTCGACCTGTTTGACCCGCCGATGCTAAAGCGGTACGTGGAGAAGGCGGTGGCAGCCACCGGGATGCCCTTCGAAGACTTTCTGAAACTCGGACGGATTGACCCGGACGACATGAACGAGAAGTTCAACATGGCCGTCCTGGCGATGGAAAACGCCAACTACGTGAATGGCGTATCCAAGCTTCACGCCAGTGTCTCCCGCGGCATGTTCAACGCACGGTGGCCGCAAGTGCCGGTGGACGAGGTACCGGTCACTTCTATCACGAATGGCATCCATACGATGACCTGGCTATCGAGGCGGATGGGTGACTTGCTCGATGCCCATTTCGGAGTCGATTGGCGACAAGATCCAAGCAACCCCGACTTTTGGAAGCGCGTCGACGAGATTCCGGATAACGAGCTGTGGGAGCTACGGGAGAACCAACGAGGGGACTTCATCAGGTTCTGCCGCAAGCGCGTGCAGCAGCAGTGGACTCGCCGGGCTAAATCGCGCGATCTCGGCGTAACCGGAGGTGTTCTCGATCCGAGGGTGCTCACGATCGGCTTCGCCAGGCGATTCGCCACCTACAAGCGTGCGACCCTTCTGTTCACCGATAAGGAAAGGCTCAAGTCCCTTCTCTTTCATCCGGAGCGGCCCGTTCAATTTGTATTCGCCGGAAAGAGCCACCCTCGAGATGACGGAGGTAAGCGGTTAATCCAGGAGATTGTCCAGTTCATCGAGAACGAAGGGGCAAGCCACCGTATGGTGTTTCTCGAAGACTACGACATGGAGGTGGCAAGGAATCTCGTTCAAGGTGTCGATGTCTGGCTCAACAACCCGCGACGCCCGTTGGAGGCAAGTGGAACGAGCGGGATGAAGGTCGTTCCCAATGGCGGCCTGAACTGCAGCATCCTCGATGGTTGGTGGGCCGAAGCGTATCGCCCCGGCGTGGGATGGTCGATCGGCGATGGCGCGGGAGTGGAAGATGTCGCTCACCACGATTGGCTTGACAGCCTCTCCCTCTATCAGGTGATCGAGCAGGAAATCGCCCCGACCTTCTACCACCGGGTGGATGGCAACATCCCGGTTCGTTGGGTCGAAATGATGAAGCGGAGCATGTCCCTGCTGGCGCCCGAGTTCTCCACTGGCCGAATGGTTGCGGAGTACAGTTCGAGGTTCTATACCGAGGCGAGTCGCGCCTACAGCAAGCTGGTCGCCGATGGTCAAGCTAAGGCGAAGGCAGCGCTGGAGTGGCGAGGAAAGATCCGATCCGCTTGGCCCGAGGTTGCGATTTGCGAGGTGAGCGACACGGCTTCTGCCATCAACTCGATCGGCGATTCGTTCACTATTCGCGTCATCGCCACTCTTGGCAATCTGTCACCGGACGATGTCGCCGTGCAAGCCATGCTCGGCTCGATCGGCGGCAACCGCGAGCTGCAGAATGTCGAGTTGCAGGAACTCTCCCTCGAATCCAGAGACGGGGGGCGATGCGTGTTCTCGGGAACATTCCAATGCACTACCCACGGCCACCGTGGCTACACCATCCGGATCATCCCTCGGCATCCCGACGTCAACGTCATCCATGAGCTGCCGCTCGTCTGCTGGGAGCCGGTCGTCTAG